The genomic interval TTCGTCCATCATACTTTCAGTATAATTGGTCTCAGACCGTCGCTTAGGATTGGTACGAACTTTCTGGAAATCTTCTTCTGAAAGATGCAGCAATTCACCAGTTGTTGTTAAAACTTTGCCATGTCGTGTCTTCAAATGACGTTTATACGTGTTCCGTGTCTTGAAcctgatttttcgaaataacagAATGAATTTTGATCAGTTGAAATTACAGATTTTTAAAACAGAGGGACATTAGTGACCATTTATATGTAAACGACTATTTCTACCTTTGTCCGCAGTCTTCACAGCCAAATGGTGCTTCCCCAGTATGCCGCCTCCTATGTTCTCTGAAGTGAGATGGATGTCTAAACTTTTTTCCACAATCCGCACATGTAAATCGTGTTTGATTCTGATGAATTAACATATGATATTTGAGACTGTGTCTTCGTGTGAAGACCGCCCTGCATATACGACATTCGTAAGGTTTGATGCCAGCGTGGCTTCGATAATGAGAAACAAGTGTTGTTGGGGCAGTGAAACTACGGGGAGGATCGCAAATACGACACTGTAAGTTTCCTCCACCTGGATTTCCCTTGCGTTTTATATGGTCTATCAGAGCCAGAGccatttctctttcctctttaCTCGTCCCTATGAACTTTGCCTTTCCTTTTGGTTTCGCAGTCACTGACGTCTCCATATTTTTAGCATACACGTCTTCTGACCAAGTTACAGAGTCTGAAAGAGTTGAAAGGTTTAGATTAGAACTAATCTAAAAAAGGTGTAGAATTGTCAATATCACTGGAATACACATTCAAATACGAGAATACAATACACTTGTATAGTTACtataatatttgtacaattttttttagggGAACTATTAAATCTATCCGCCTAGACGGATCAAGATACCTAACCTCCTTCCCACACAATATCACTAAAATTGCGTCAGATAAAAACTAAATACCAGGAGAAGATGTGTATAAAATCTTATAGTCGAAATTCCGAATACTCGCTAAAACCAGAGAACAGGATACATTTTACAGTTAATCACTGATTGATAATGATCAAGAAATGTGTTAGGTGAGAACAATTTTAGATAAATTaaataagataaaagtaaGGCCAGAATTCAGTAGATAAAGTTTTTATCATACCTGGTAAATAGATTGTTTCCGTATCATTCTGTTCAGCGTGGACAGAAATATCTTGAGCTATGTAAGGCAGCTCTTTCATGTGAACTCCGTCACTTTCAACCACCATTAGCATAatctaaaaataaatggtTTTGTGTtacataataaaaagaaaacttaaCGGCAGGTTGGTAATTCGAACAATTCATTATTGTAGGAAGTTGGTTGCTCTGAACTCTCATTATCCTTTTCAACTTAGTTTAACGGCTAAGTAATTTTACTGAAATGAATGTAACTCTGTCGATTTCCCACTGGAAACGTCAATATTCCATTGTTCATTTGGAAAACAGTATAATTGTGTACAGGTACTACATCCATTTGTCAAATAATTTAAAGACACATTCAAAAGgattaatgaatgaaataactgcagctttttcattcatctttacAAGTCTCTATTACATTGGTGAAgacaatatacgtacattttctTCCATGGCTTCATTGACCATTATTTCACTCAGATCCCGGGTGGCTTTTTCATTAGTGTTCTCTAATTTAACCTGTTCAAAATAACTGTGATCCCCTAGAACCTGGAATTCTATTCCGTCaggatctttttttatttctaatacACGTGCCTCTGTGTGTAGTTGACCTAaagttttttgcttttcgaaTTCCGTAAAGCTCATTTCATTTGAGAGTATTTTGCGAAGATAGTTCGTTGACTTTCCAAATTTCGTATCCTTGTTCTCCTTGTTCAATGTCTCTGCTGGTTTTTTTTGCGGTGGGACTTTCGGTTTTTTAGATACAGGATTTGCCTTTGGGCTTCGATGTTTTACAGCTACTGCTGTGAATGTAGAATCTGAAAACCATTGATCATTAATATCTGACGCTGGTTTTTATGCTGTTCAAACTGGTATCaatagaaaaaagttaaaactCACAAGCTGCTTCATCTCTCTTGAGAAAATCCAAGTGATCAGCCAAGTGTGCCTTGATTGACATTCTGGCTCTCCCCTCGCTAGCAAAGCTGGTGTATCTCTGTCCACATCCAGGTACAAGAGCGCAAGTGTAAGAATACTGTCTCTTCAACTCATCACTAGTGAAAACAGAGAACTGTTTTACCAGTTGAGTTGCTGGCATGGATAATAACTGGGAAGATGTAAAAGACGGttcttgacatttttttttaacagaatCTCCCTTGGCCTGAGATTTCATCGGCTGTGCcgattccgttttttttttctctgaatgcAATGTCTGCGACGCAACTTCTGCCAACATATCCAGCAGTGCGCCGGGACTGTCCCTTCCCACACCATCTATTACATGGAacaggcgagaaaaaaaattatttcaaaattatttcttggagttatacttgaaaaaaaatataacgaaagaTCTCCCTATATGTAACAATATCAAGACATTGAACTGATTTAATGTTGTGATTCGTATGTGTTCTGTCGCCAAAGATCGAGGTATCGTTTCATAGAATGACAACGATTAAAATGTctgttaaaaaataaagataaggGACTCCAAATCGAAAATCAACACTGCTCATTTCTCAGAGATACAGAACGAGTCCCCAGAGATAAAGTCATATTAAAATGTGAATAAAGAAGCAGAATAAAGTGTTGAAcaagaaaaaggaattgaaTTTGTTTATAGCAAGATATTCCCTGCCCTGCTCTAAAGGGTCCACGATCACCATCTATGGAGTCATATTTACACATGAGATAATTTTCACACCCTTACATAGGCCTAccttacaaaaaaatttcacagttTCATTGACCTTTCGTTCACTTTGCAAGCAGAGCAATATATTGAGTTATCGGTCAGTACTTGGGCATTAAGTTTAGATATagatacgaataaaaataagcaaaaCATTTTAAGGTAATCCACTTGTTGCTGGTGTGGCATTTTGGCGCCATTTGCCCGCTttctacaataattataatttcctAACGGTACAACATATCCAGTAAAAAGGACTTCTTTATCTTCCCATTTATAACGGAGAAGCAtcagataataatattaatgtcgtacaaaaaagtggaaaataattacacatCGGAAATGAGTCGGCATGCATACGTGAGAAACGTCAAAATAAACTTCAGTCTCGTTTGCGTCTGACTTCTGAGGAGATTGTCAATGACGTCACGAACAACGAATTTTACTTGTCAAATGACAATCGGGAACCGTCAGGACTTGACAACGCCCTCGGTTTTTCGTAAAATGTAGCTAATCAAATGACGTTTTGTCCACTGGTAATATAATGAATATCAGCAATCGTATATTTCCATATTATTTCGTCCAGATATTCAATTATCGAAACTGACGCGAACAATAAATACAACAGTTGGGGACACAGCGGCGTCAAACTAGCAGACGCCATGAGGACGCGCAGCAGACGGTTTTTGAAGCTTGTTTTCATCCCacattattaaaaatttcaacccgtTTTCGCAGATATTTTAGAATCTGAACATTGCTTATTTATAGTAGATTGGATAGCAACTTACGGTCCGTTCCGTTGTAATAATTGTAGACTTGTTTCAAGCTTGTTTTTGTATTCATCGTGGCGTTCACTTTCGCGGCGTATCCGCATTCCACTGCCTTCTGGGGTCGGCTGTCTCTTTGGTTTTCAACTACTTTCAGATTTGCCAGACTGACAACATTACAAATACAACAATCATGCTTGCAACAATCCCTAGGCTCATTCTCTTCAACCTCTGTCCAACTTCATATCAAACGAGTCGTCCTCTCGTAATTAATTACAATTGGTTTACCTAGAAAAATTAACCTTTCGACCGATCGCTGAAGTACGTGCTCTTACCCGAATGAATATATAATCATTTATGTCAATGAGTGGACGTATAAATTTAAGTGAATGTAATCTTGTCGATGAAACTCTGATTGAAAATTCCATTTGCAATGAAGTTGTATTTATTAACCTCGAATCAATGATAATCAAGGTTCCACAAATTAGGACTTCAATTAATTCTGATCTCGTTACTCCAGATAAGTGAAAATGAGGCTCACATCAAGCTTATGTCGGCAGCATATACAGCGAATGTTTAAAAAGCATTGGCATGTTCAACGCAACCGGAGAGTAGCGGATACTAGGATGGAAGATGTCCTCATAGCCAAAAATTTGCGAGTTATTGATCCAAAAGAACTCTTTATCAAACCTAAAACGCGTTTAGAGTGagcacaaaaataaattcctaGTTTACCATTTGCAAAATTGGCCTAATTCtgtgttttcattttcatttagtATATCAATTGAACCGTTGGTTCCAAAACCACATCCCGTCAACAATAGTCATCCAGATTGGCAAGACACACCTTGCCTTAGTTATCGAGATGACAATGTTTTGCTAGAAGGTGAAAATCAGGCTATGGTACTAACAAAGACTGTCTTGATTGCTAATGAACTTCCTGAGACGGTCAATAATTTGATGATTGATCACAATGAACAAGTAAACAAGCTCGTTCTGAGGTAAGTAAGGATGACACAATTCTCAACTTGCTTCATAATTAatcttttcattgaaaaattcacgatcTATTGGATCTGCATAAGTGATATGGTGTGTGACACAATTTCAGAGCATTACATACTTCCCATATATTCGATGCTCATCAAGAACTTTTGCCCAAACGAAAAGATCCTGCAAGACCAGCATGGGTATTTCCTCGTGAATACGGAATAACTGATTTGAGAAGGACGTAAGTGCATGCATGATTGAATTACTGATAACAAGTTGGATAGAGTTATGATTTAAATTGTTTTGTTTCCAGACGGTACATATCGCAAAACTTATTCCAACTTTGTGAATCCTTAAGCGGTCCGCAAGTAGCTTTTGAACGAAATTTGATTCATAATGGGATTGTCAAAGTTCCAATTGGTATGTATTTAAAAGAACTCATGTGACCTGAAACATTACACACCATTGATTCATTTCCTTTAGAGAAAGATGGGAATTTACTTCAGTTTACTCTAAGAGCTGATTTACTGTTGGCTTCTACAAGTCCCTTGAAAGCAATAGGAAGCAAAGAAGATGGAAACCACATTAATTTGCCTGATCTTTACCCTATTGATTCAACGATAACCCTGAAGCCTGAAAATGTCTACAAGCTTCAAAATCTGTATCGTAAGTACCATGGTAACTAATTTACTATCACATTGTTGCAATTCACAACAATGTTTTGTATGTCATCCTTTtcctatattatattttacagcACTTGACAAAAAGTCTCAATGGATGAATGCACACACAATATTCATTTACTATGATCCATCAGAAGTGAAGAACTTATATGAAACACCAGTAACTGAAACACAAATTTTCGGTCGCTCGTTACTCAAGTCATTTGCTGTGGCAGCATCATACGCGAGGCAACGCTTTGGGGATGAGATTGTCAGTTTGCCAGAACCTGTCGTTATACAGTGCATTCACTctgatggaaaattcttccacttttCGGTTTTCCAACTGAATACATTAGACCTGAATGGCTCTGACGGTGAGAAGAATTTATGGTGGTCTAGTCCGAAAATTCTACTATTTGAAAGAGCTGGATATGATGTTGGTAAACCAATAATAGAGAAGTACAATCCTGAAGTCTTCAAAAGAATATTTGCATTTTACAGTaacaattaatttaattttaactCTTCATATGTCTTAAGTCTGTATATAATTGTCATATCACATGATACAAATATAGCAATAGCtgagaatgaaatgaatttttatccaagTAACACTTTGATCCACatttataacaaataaacattTTCTGTTTTGATGACTATCAAGCAGCGTGTGATGATTGTCTAACAAAAACAAGTTATCTTCACACAAAACTTACATTAAAGCTCACTGTCAAACTGGAAAACACAGAGTAAGGATGAAATAGGAAATATTCAGTGTCTAAAGAATTTGAGATACACAACGGCGGTAAGAATTCCAAGTTCAAGGAggataattaaaatcaaaataaactTATTGGTCAACACTCTCCTGGTCATAGCCCGAAGAATTCTTTGTGTTCTGGTCAGCTCTTGATCTGTTTGTGATAAGCGTCTCTTGGCTCTTAGCAATGTCTCTCGCTGTTCTCCCAAGTCTGCTATTACTTCTGTTCCAATTTGTTCAGTATCGACTGCTATTCGCTGAGATCGTATTACTGACGATCCTGAGCGCTCTAGAGTAGCTCGACTATCCAACAGCGTTCGCCGATGTTCAGAGTCCCAATCAATAGCTGAGTTcatgtttctttgtttttctcaaaAGACTTTGTGAATGCTTTACCAActaaacgaaaatttataactcAGTTCACTTAAACAATATTTAATCGTAAATTCAATATTCAGACTGCATCATTATCTCCAAAAACTCAGCTTCGTCAACTGCAATCATGAGCAAAATAGGCCAAAATTAACGTAATACTACAAGTTATGTGAATCTCAAAGTGATAGAAATGGGgtggtgaaaattatttactcaATCCGTCAAGATCAATATCAAACTCTTCAATCATAGAACGCATCTCATCATCCGATAATCCGCTTTGAGTTCTTCGATTAATATCTTGTAAGTTTTCTAGGGATATTTTACAAGATTCTGAATTGGCCGTAAAGAGTTTAAACGCATATTTAAATTCGTCTATAGGATTTCTCTTCCTAATTTTATCTGATACTGTAAACGTTCCAAGACATGAAATGATATGTCAGAATCAGTGACAAATTGCTCAACGTACTAACGTAGTAGAAATCCTCGTAACCGATTTTATTCCCATGAGGTGGATCATATGTTCGCATGATAGACAGTATCTGTGCTTTCTTTGCTTCGAATCCCAAAGCTCGTGTGGCTGCTTTCATTTCATGATAATCAAGAAACCCGTCTTTATCAGTATCCAGTAAATCAAAAGCTTCcttaataatcattttttcatcctctgaGAGCTGACGAATCTTTTGCACTGTCCCTAACGCGTTCTAAATTATATCAATCATATGAATACTATTCTAAACTCGATCGATTAAGCGATAACATGGTTTGtatgaatgattgaattttcCATTACAATGATATGCAAACATCCTTTTTAGATAAAATAATCAGATAtttaagaggaaaaaatctgtGACTAATCATCCACGgacaaatttgtttttcttacgAGTAAAAAAGTAGACTCAccatttatattattaaacACTTTATTCGAAGATATAAACTTTTTGCGATAATATTTCTGACGTTTTCACCTTGACGTTTGTCGAACAGGTTATGCCTGAAATACGGAACTAGGGAACAATTGCCTTGAGTCCACTCCGTCGTTCCTACTTTTTGAAACAATTGGCCAACGACTTGTGATCTGTCATTGCCACTAGATTTGACATCCAAACCATGGAGTTATGGCCCAGAAATAAAAGATTAATTCGTCCATTCTCACGTAAAATTCTCTTGGATAAATATGATAGATATCACTGCGTCTGATACACTGTCTTATATTATTTCGGATCGAATTGATGAGATGTTTTATCCAGATACATAGCTCTCCTGCCAAGAAATTACTTATAGGGTTGCTGTGTATTCGGTTTAATGTATGCAATACACACGATATATGacgatttttaaataaaaattaccttAAATCAATCTGTTGCATCAAAAGCCTCTCAAAAATCCTGGGAAGATATGATTATACATAAACCAATTAAgatgaattttgaatcgaCTGATTTGGCGTCTTCATTATTTATGATTTAAAAGTTTTTACCAATACTTTTATTCTTCAAGTAGCCCAAGACGGCTCAGATTAgcgatataataattgattacaTTAATATAATCTATTTACAATTCAAGCCGTAACCAGTATGTTACAGTACACACTATCAATATAGCCATGCTCTGGTAATTAGCCTGAgcttttaaataatttaattcacgAGCTAAATTTACAGCTATAGTTTATGATTTATAAAATTGCATTCCACTCATGCAATACATGAGAGCCAAGTAAatatgaggaaaaagaaatcctGTTTTTATACAACCATACGGTCTCGATTCGGTTCtcttttatacattattttaattctatTCATTAAACGATTAAGATATTACCTCAGCAATTAGTTATAAATGCCACGCAGCAGTACGTCACGAGGCTCGTGTTTAAATTTATATGATGAATGAGTACAGTAATTGACACATTATTCAGAACGTAACTAAATTAAATCATTTGAAGTTGAAAGATTGATGCTGCAATTCTAGAAATAATATACTTCAATGTTTCCAAAACCGATACTATTCATACAAAATGTTCTACCTGTGGAGactaaaattttctgaaacatATCTCTTCTAACCAAAGCAGCACTATGTGATTTAAAATGTGTCAAAAACTATAAGGCGACATTGTCGCAGTCTCCGATATAACATTTTAATAGTGATGACATTTTATACGCATCTCATTTGGATCGCAATTTACAATTTAACATGTATTGGCTATCATTCCTAATTTCTATACAATAATCAGCATGATTGGTGATTTCATAGTTAGCTTTGTCAATTTTTGGAAACATTATCTGTATGGTAAATAAACTTATTCCCAATTCGGTATCCcatgtttctttttctgcACAGGAAGCATTTTAGTATATGTAGATAGTATAAGTTATATTCTCAGTAATTTTTGTAGAGTAGTAGTAGTAAGAGTAGCAGTAATAGTAGAGGGTAGTAGAACAACAGTAGTACTACAActaatgacaatgacaataataaaaacagtAGTAAAAGtaagtatatataagtataggtGCGTTAGGGTCCGGATTGAATAAAAACTATGGAACTTTGAATATTTGTatgatattatacaataaagATGTCATGGTGAAAACTAAGGATATATGAATCATGAATACattaagggaaaaaataataatttctaataatatatttactataataatataatcaatgcgttatgtatatacatatacatatataaatatagtgtatatgtatatgtgtatatataaataatatataagtatatataattatatagtgGGTGGATTATTATGTACAGAATACGTAGTGGTATCAACTTTTCCAGATGCTTACGTTGCACATTGTATTTCCTTTTTAGTCTATCTATTATCTATCGTGAAACAAATCATTTTATGGCAACTAACATAATAATGGCAAGTATTTTgctatagaagaaaaaaaagaaaaataaagtaaaacaaCATAGCGTTTCAGTACGGAGCATGTAATATATGTGGAATGAATATTCgtgcaaaaattcaaatttgataAATAGAGACAACtattaaaaaagagaataatgataaaattagaaaaaactcAAGTATCCATTTAAGATATAAATGACGAAACATTATTAGTTAATGTACAATTGTAATTGATATAAAACaaatgttaaaaatattacaaataaaataaaagtagtaATAGGGAAAAAtgtcaataaaatatttttgtttccttttttttttgttttgctagACGAGGTACTTTCATCGAAAGGTTTCTTAATTTGGCATTTGATATTATTACGGAAAAGTTGAATGGATTTTTGTTCTGccatagttttttttgttttattttttgttaacaTTATGTGTTAAGAAGTTTATATCTGAACGATTAATTCACATGATCACAGATTTATACAAATATGTTTTTTCAGATTGAATACGACAAAATTCATTCTAATCCCCACGTGTTCGATATCCGAatactatatttatacacatgagaatgtaatatatttatttagttaATCGCGTGTGAATTAACAATAATGCCAGGTGGTATTATGTGGTATTAAAAACGCAACGTGTCTACATTGTTGACTAAACCTTACCTAATACATCCAACGAATAGAAACGAAACATTAGAATCGTGCTGCAgtcaaaataaatatacagtaCATCATATCGTTGAAACTATGTATATGTCTGGAGTGATTAATGGGATAGAATCATGATATAACAATTAAACTTTTCACTTCAAATTAGAATGGCTGGACATGAAGAGGCTACATATCTTCACTAAgcaattattgtaataatggAAGGTGATGGAAGAAATCATAAAGAGACATACAGGAAACTATTGATCGCTACGGCTATACAAGATTATGGCTATTTGGCTGCGGCACAAAACAATGTTAATAGTAATTATCACTTATCACTTATCACGCTTGAAGCTATGGAGTATGGGCAACTGaggctgaaaaattattcgttctCTCTCAACTGAGAGATTATCCTGACATCCGCCTGCCTTGAATTATATCATGGCGAATAAAAGTTAACAAGGATTCAACATTCaacaaattatcaaattaataACCAAGACTATGAAATACGGAGGGTATATAAGAACAAATTTTCTATGTAAGTTTGACGAGTCAATACATAGCAATAGTATAGAAAAACAACGCTAACACAAATTATTTCTTGATTCGTATAGTTTCCTTACTCCAAGCTTTAAACAAATTCATCTTATAATGTTAAAACGAAACAACATACCAGTATACAGCATCGTCACTCAAGaacataatatttttcagcatttttttttcttcttttcttttatttcctcatATGGATAATATTATTTGTAACCGATCGTAAAAATTGCCTTTGGCATTTGCCTTTAAAATacattttctcaaattaaTAGTCCCTCGAAATTAATATATTTGCATCAATTGCAACCTACATAtgctaataaaaattaatttaaaagtCAACGAATATATTAATGCCAAAGGCAGCTTCTACCTACCACTTCATTTCAAGTGAAATACAAAAGtgctacatatatgtataataattgatatacCGCAGAACTTTGTTATCCAGTTTAAACGAAATTCCACGttactcatttttattatctacttattgatactttttttcacctttatgTATAGAATCCAGATTCGCGAATTCGAAATAGGTTGTAGGAAAGGAAAGGGGCATGAGGATCGATATATGAAGGAAGGGGAATTATGGCTAAACAGACGCTTGTTCGTATAACAGGGTTCGTACTTCTTCCACAAGAGAATTACGATTAAACATCACTgttaaaataacaataataaaaataataataataataataataataataataataataataaaaatcataataaaaataaaaatcataatgTAATAATCAAAAGTAATTACTCTTAAAAACTCGAGATTCACTGTTCCATCGACAGtttatatttaataaattgctGTTCTTATTTTCACTGGTGGACAccaatatttattttgttaaaaTTGTTAAATAGTTTAAATATGTTTTTaatcttatttttctattatgcACTCTGCTTTTTTTAGCTGctttaaacaattttattaGCACAAGtgaatatttatcatttgtgtGTAGGCATACTGTTACTTTTTGTATCTTAGATGTTttatagaacaaaaaaactctgAATCGATTTATTCTTGTTTGGTTGTTGgttgattattcatttcacTTGTTTGAGTTACAGTTTCCACCATTTTTGAGCGTCATAAATGGCGCACTTCCATGAAGATATGgacgaataaataatccaTTAGTTTCGTGCATTATCGCATGTTCATGGGATCGTCGGTGTTTGATTGTTACAAGCATAAAACTGTTTTGTAtgctttttaaaaaaaaaaaaacttagaaCAGCTTCTTGATACAACTTATAATTTGCAGAAATTTTAATACAACAAATTTCTGATATTTGGAGACAAAATACTTTGCtccattcgattttttaattatcgtcaAGCCCGTTTCATATGCATAGAGAACTTTACAAttgttttaaatatttctcaatGAATTCGACGCCTGTCGGTTGAGTATGTACACAGCTTAACATATcctagaatttttatttttccgcacATAATTTCTTGGCAATTACATTACCCTCAATTAAGTCACTTTCGATAAATCGTTCAAGCCAGTTTATGTTTACGAAAACACAACAAACAGCAACCAGTTGGGAATGTTCATTCGACCAagtgccgttcactgtttaaTCCATACACATTCTTCGTATACAGATATCGTTCTCTCACTCgttttctttaaaaattaagaaatataaattacaattattaagaaAGTGCTTAATTATGATACATTTAATTgttatgtaaataatttttttatgtgtttatttacttttcctttttgctttcttttacCGTGTATTTATTAAGATTAGCTACCTTAGGCTGCCTTGTATTTCAGTTCTGCGTTTTTAACAAAACATTTCTTCTTGTGCAATCGTTTTATGGATAAAAAATACTGAATGTGGAGTTCTTTATACGTTCATTATTCTATTCCAAATTGCATAAGATTATATTCAGTGATGAATActcaaaaatttgaagtttctgatgtatttttgcAACTGCAAGTTTTACTATTGTCATATAACGATCTCGGGTAATGGAACTAACTAGAGTGAACAGAGACTAAGGGTGATTTGTATTCATTTGAGTAACTTGTCACCAGGTCTTTTAAAAACGAGTGACCGAAATATTTAACAAAAACgtattacaaaaaattatctatcAATTGTCATGAAGGCCAAGTCAGGGTATTCATTTGCTTCCAAACAAATTTCAAGAAAGTTTATAAAGCGATTTTATCATATATGGTAAACTTGCAGTTGAAACAATACAATACTACAATAATCAAAAAGTTTAATAAAGCTAATCAACATTGTACATCCGCTTGTAAATAATAacgtaaaaataatgtaaaactTGCACAATGACGCAGAGATCATTAAAACAGGGAGGAAATATAAGAAAATATCGTGTGTGAAAGATTACGTTTTGCAGCCTTTGCAATAGTTCtacgagaaattcaaataataatgataataaagaaCTCAACAACAGATTACGATTCCTATTActgctgttattattattattattattgttattgttattattatgattagaTATTATTAAGGTTGttgctgttattattatgacgattattattatttattattattactcttattattattattgttattattattattaatatggTCATTAACCATCAACTTCAACGGGTCAACTTACGAATTTGGAGtctgtaattttcatttagttATTTCTAGTTGACCATTAGTGTATGGGATTCCATCGGTGCTGCACTATCATACAGAGTATCTGTATCCTGTGTTGGTTCACCCTGCAGCTGACACTGGTTACTCAAAGTTCCAGCCCCACAGTCACAGAAAAATCTAGAACAATATTTATTTCTGCATTGCATAAgaacctttttttattttgtagatCAGCTGATTGCCAATGCGTTCAGTCAAGTTTTACACAAAACAAATTATCATGCattaaaaatcaatgaaattatgaattttACCCACCTATCGTGACGAATAAATTCTACGTCGTGCCCAGCATGACAGGTTTTTATACAGTTCACACAGATCGCATTTCGATCTGTTGTATTGCACGTTTGACAACGATAAAAGTCATGCATTGGGAAGGATGTGTAAGAAGAGATTTTATAAAGACATTGTCCATTTCCCACAGCTTTCTCCACCGCA from Athalia rosae chromosome 1, iyAthRosa1.1, whole genome shotgun sequence carries:
- the LOC105683388 gene encoding 39S ribosomal protein L37, mitochondrial — encoded protein: MRLTSSLCRQHIQRMFKKHWHVQRNRRVADTRMEDVLIAKNLRVIDPKELFIKPKTRLDISIEPLVPKPHPVNNSHPDWQDTPCLSYRDDNVLLEGENQAMVLTKTVLIANELPETVNNLMIDHNEQVNKLVLRALHTSHIFDAHQELLPKRKDPARPAWVFPREYGITDLRRTRYISQNLFQLCESLSGPQVAFERNLIHNGIVKVPIEKDGNLLQFTLRADLLLASTSPLKAIGSKEDGNHINLPDLYPIDSTITLKPENVYKLQNLYPLDKKSQWMNAHTIFIYYDPSEVKNLYETPVTETQIFGRSLLKSFAVAASYARQRFGDEIVSLPEPVVIQCIHSDGKFFHFSVFQLNTLDLNGSDGEKNLWWSSPKILLFERAGYDVGKPIIEKYNPEVFKRIFAFYSNN
- the LOC105683390 gene encoding vesicle transport through interaction with t-SNAREs homolog 1B, which gives rise to MNSAIDWDSEHRRTLLDSRATLERSGSSVIRSQRIAVDTEQIGTEVIADLGEQRETLLRAKRRLSQTDQELTRTQRILRAMTRRVLTNKFILILIILLELGILTAVVYLKFFRH
- the LOC125499690 gene encoding centrin-3-like is translated as MKAATRALGFEAKKAQILSIMRTYDPPHGNKIGYEDFYYVISDKIRKRNPIDEFKYAFKLFTANSESCKISLENLQDINRRTQSGLSDDEMRSMIEEFDIDLDGLIDEAEFLEIMMQSEY